The Toxorhynchites rutilus septentrionalis strain SRP chromosome 3, ASM2978413v1, whole genome shotgun sequence genome includes a region encoding these proteins:
- the LOC129775908 gene encoding homocysteine S-methyltransferase-like: MNRVTVLDGGFATQLSVHVGKHIDGDPLWSARFNATNPSAVFKTHLDFLEAGAECIMTNTYQASIEGYMEYLNLDEEASLQLIKSTVKLAQMARTKFLAENEASEIPLLVASVGPYGAHLHDGSEYTGEYADYVTADTIKKWHRNRIDACLEVGVDVLGIETIPCKMEAEAMLDMMSEEYPQVKFWIAFQCKDSAHIAHGEPFAETATYIWNEAKRQGNGNLLAVGANCVHPQFVTPLFKGINEKRSVHDRIPLVVYPNSGEVYSVEAGWQGREDCVPLEHYVPQWIELGARFIGGCCRTYARDIKRIKQTVTSMQEGSLKSL; the protein is encoded by the exons ATGAACCGAGTGACAGTCCTCGACGGTGGATTCGCTACGCAGCTTTCGGTTCACGTGGGTAAGCACATCGACGGAGACCCGCTGTGGAGTGCCCGCTTCAATGCTACCAATCCTTCGGCGGTGTTCAAAACGCATCTCGATTTTCTGGAAGCTGGCGCCGAATGTATTATGACCAACACCTACCAGGCCAGTATCGAAGGCTATATGGAGTATTTGAATCTCGACGAAGAGGCGAGCTTGCAGCTGATTAAGTCCACGGTGAAGCTGGCCCAGATGGCCAGGACAAAGTTTCTGGCGGAGAACGAGGCCAGTGAGATACCGCTTCTGGTAGCATCGGTGGGCCCTTACGGAGCTCATTTGCATGACGGGTCGGAGTATACAGGCGAATATGCGGACTATGTCACGGCGGACACGATCAAGAAGTGGCACCGGAATCGAATTGACGCCTGTTTGGAGGTGGGCGTCGATGTGCTTGGGATTGAAACCATTCCGTGTAAG ATGGAGGCGGAGGCAATGCTGGACATGATGAGTGAGGAATATCCGCAGGTCAAGTTTTGGATCGCCTTTCAGTGCAAGGACAGCGCGCACATTGCTCACGGAGAACCGTTCGCCGAAACGGCCACCTACATATGGAACGAAGCGAAGCGCCAGGGAAACGGCAACCTACTGGCCGTCGGTGCCAATTGTGTCCATCCCCAGTTCGTGACCCCGTTGTTCAAAGGAATCAACGAGAAACGGTCCGTCCACGATCGGATCCCACTAGTCGTGTATCCCAACTCGGGGGAGGTCTATAGCGTTGAAGCGGG GTGGCAGGGAAGGGAGGACTGCGTTCCACTGGAGCACTATGTGCCTCAGTGGATCGAACTTGGAGCTCGATTTATAGGTGGTTGCTGCCGTACTTACGCAAGAGATATCAAACGCATTAAACAAACCGTAACATCCATGCAGGAGGGCTCCCTGAAATCGCTGTGA